A genomic region of Mesorhizobium sp. NZP2077 contains the following coding sequences:
- a CDS encoding DUF1214 domain-containing protein produces MLKNAFLTLLSLAIAIGGGGASVWYALKIQDGVGAIRIGQWTAFPDIGTPAADPYSKARVAREGVLALGRAEGLSFVAENDAAGDQLKRECTYRIEGGFPTARFWTLYAADQSLGVVETSKPRLAALQSYEVLRQADNSVIISVGHHPMPGNWLLTDGSGRMYFVLTFYDTPIASSTGLSDVSLPRIVKAGCDA; encoded by the coding sequence ATGCTCAAGAATGCCTTCCTGACGCTGCTTTCGCTTGCCATAGCCATTGGCGGCGGCGGCGCCAGCGTCTGGTATGCGCTGAAGATCCAGGACGGCGTCGGCGCGATCCGGATCGGCCAATGGACCGCCTTCCCCGACATCGGCACGCCGGCCGCGGACCCCTATTCCAAGGCGCGCGTGGCGCGCGAGGGCGTGCTTGCGCTCGGCCGCGCCGAAGGCCTGTCCTTCGTGGCGGAAAATGACGCTGCCGGCGACCAGCTCAAGCGGGAATGCACCTATAGAATCGAGGGCGGATTTCCGACCGCCCGCTTCTGGACGCTCTATGCCGCCGATCAATCGCTCGGCGTCGTCGAGACCAGCAAGCCGCGACTTGCAGCACTTCAGTCCTACGAGGTGCTGCGCCAGGCCGACAATTCGGTGATCATTTCGGTCGGCCATCACCCGATGCCAGGCAACTGGCTTCTGACCGACGGTTCCGGACGGATGTATTTCGTCCTGACCTTCTACGACACGCCGATCGCCAGCAGCACTGGCCTGTCGGACGTTTCGCTGCCCAGGATCGTGAAGGCCGGCTGCGATGCGTAA
- a CDS encoding peptidoglycan-binding protein: protein MARSAKQPKAVKRRSNAFQDGAIAVGGMISRNPVLVGGSTAFLVTLFYVSANALWYQPFPHAGAFFATRNFQGLAHSAADEPETTINIVRPNAAPAPMKGDPVVEQVQGILKDLDFYPGTVDGISGPNTRKAIQAYQQKVGLNASGEIDALLLDQLGATPKTAAVPRPQPRPDVPPAAVPVSLQTNSGQMNSGQADAAPTQGPDPRIVKIQAGLKAFGNDDMQLDGVVGARTKAAIKEFQSLFGLPQTGEPDEIVYVKMREIGLTN from the coding sequence ATGGCTCGCTCCGCAAAACAGCCTAAGGCGGTCAAACGCCGCAGCAATGCCTTCCAGGACGGCGCCATCGCCGTCGGCGGGATGATTTCGCGCAATCCCGTTCTGGTGGGCGGATCGACGGCATTCCTGGTGACGCTGTTCTATGTCTCGGCGAATGCGCTGTGGTATCAGCCTTTCCCGCATGCCGGCGCGTTCTTCGCCACACGCAATTTCCAGGGTTTGGCGCACTCTGCCGCCGACGAGCCGGAGACGACGATCAACATCGTGCGGCCCAATGCGGCGCCCGCCCCGATGAAGGGTGATCCGGTGGTCGAGCAGGTGCAAGGCATCTTGAAGGACCTCGACTTCTATCCCGGCACGGTCGACGGCATTTCCGGCCCCAACACGCGCAAGGCCATACAGGCCTATCAGCAGAAGGTCGGGCTCAACGCCTCCGGCGAGATCGACGCACTGCTGCTGGATCAGCTTGGCGCAACGCCGAAGACCGCTGCCGTGCCCAGACCACAGCCTCGTCCCGACGTGCCGCCGGCCGCCGTTCCGGTGTCGTTGCAGACAAATTCCGGGCAGATGAATTCAGGGCAGGCGGATGCGGCCCCGACTCAGGGACCCGATCCGCGCATCGTCAAGATCCAGGCCGGGCTCAAGGCGTTCGGCAATGACGATATGCAGCTGGACGGTGTCGTCGGTGCGCGCACCAAGGCGGCGATCAAGGAATTCCAGTCGCTGTTCGGGCTGCCGCAGACCGGCGAGCCCGACGAGATCGTCTACGTAAAGATGCGTGAGATCGGCCTGACCAACTAA
- a CDS encoding S9 family peptidase: MTKTPRFPIVSPPTPEKRPVFDTHHGITRTDEYAWLRADNWQEMFRDPSLLDAGIRAELEAENAYQSKLMADTSDLRTQLFKEMKARIKEDDSSVPMKDGPYAYGSSFKLGGEQPRYFRMPRDGGAEQILLDGDLEAEGKAYFRLGGVDHSADHRKLLWAFDDKGSEFYTLRVRDLADGKELADQIPATGGSGVWDAGNDGFFYTRLDPNHRPSKVLFHALGQDPENDRLIYEESDPGFFMNVDGTRNNQWIMIGINDHETSEYRLLSASDPFAEPRLVCAREIGLQYELEEGGDIFFILTNADGAKDFKIMTAPAYDPVRANWQELVAHEPGRLILSVIGFKDHMVRLERKEGLPRIVVRDRTSGEEHLLSLDEEAFSLGLSGSYEYDTEIMRFSYSSMTTPAQVFDYNMRTRERVLLKTQEVPSGHDAEHYVTRRLMAPAADGELVPISLLHHRDTPLDGSAPCLLYGYGSYGITVPAAFNTNCLSLVDRGFVYAIAHVRGGKDKGYGWYDDGKREHKMNTFTDFIACARHLAAERYTAHDRMVAQGGSAGGMLMGAIANMAPQCFGGIVAEVPFVDVLTTMLDATLPLTPPEWPEWGNPIASADDYRTIAAYSPYDNVAALDYPPILALAGLTDPRVTYWEPAKWVARLRDRKSGDNPVLFKINMDSGHAGASGRFSRLEEIAYTYSFALKVTGKAQRAEEPLR; this comes from the coding sequence ATGACCAAGACTCCCCGATTTCCGATCGTCAGCCCGCCGACACCCGAGAAGCGGCCGGTTTTCGACACGCATCACGGCATCACGCGAACCGATGAATATGCCTGGCTGCGGGCCGACAACTGGCAGGAGATGTTCAGGGACCCTTCCCTGCTCGATGCGGGCATCCGTGCCGAACTCGAAGCCGAGAATGCCTACCAGTCGAAGCTGATGGCCGACACTTCAGATCTGCGGACACAGCTTTTCAAGGAGATGAAGGCCCGCATCAAGGAAGACGATTCTTCCGTTCCGATGAAAGACGGACCCTATGCTTATGGTTCTTCCTTCAAGCTCGGCGGCGAGCAGCCGCGCTATTTCCGCATGCCGCGCGACGGCGGAGCCGAGCAGATCCTGCTCGACGGTGACCTCGAGGCGGAGGGCAAGGCCTATTTCCGGCTTGGCGGCGTCGATCATTCGGCCGACCATCGCAAGTTGCTGTGGGCCTTCGACGACAAGGGCTCCGAGTTCTACACGCTGCGCGTGCGCGACCTTGCCGACGGCAAGGAACTCGCGGACCAGATTCCCGCCACCGGCGGTTCGGGCGTGTGGGACGCGGGCAATGACGGGTTCTTCTACACGCGTCTCGACCCCAACCACCGGCCGTCGAAGGTGCTGTTCCACGCATTGGGACAAGACCCTGAAAACGACCGCCTGATTTATGAGGAAAGCGATCCCGGGTTCTTCATGAATGTCGACGGTACCCGCAACAACCAATGGATCATGATCGGCATCAACGATCACGAGACCTCGGAATACCGCCTGTTGAGCGCCAGCGACCCGTTTGCCGAACCCAGATTGGTTTGCGCGCGCGAGATCGGCCTGCAATATGAGTTGGAGGAAGGCGGCGACATATTCTTCATCCTGACCAATGCCGACGGCGCCAAGGACTTCAAGATCATGACGGCGCCGGCATACGATCCGGTCCGCGCCAACTGGCAGGAACTGGTGGCGCATGAACCGGGCCGGCTGATCCTGTCGGTGATCGGCTTCAAGGACCATATGGTGCGGCTCGAACGCAAGGAGGGCCTGCCGCGCATCGTCGTGCGCGACCGCACCAGCGGTGAAGAGCATCTTCTATCTCTCGATGAGGAGGCTTTCTCGCTCGGGCTGTCGGGTTCCTATGAATACGACACCGAGATCATGCGCTTTTCCTATTCGTCGATGACGACGCCGGCGCAGGTGTTCGACTACAATATGCGCACCCGCGAGCGTGTATTGCTGAAGACCCAGGAAGTGCCATCCGGCCATGATGCGGAGCATTATGTCACCAGGCGGCTGATGGCGCCCGCTGCCGATGGTGAACTGGTGCCGATCTCGCTGCTGCACCATCGCGACACACCGCTCGATGGATCAGCACCGTGCCTGCTCTATGGTTACGGCTCCTACGGCATCACCGTGCCGGCAGCCTTCAACACCAACTGCCTGTCACTGGTCGACCGCGGCTTCGTCTACGCCATCGCTCACGTCCGTGGCGGCAAGGACAAGGGCTACGGCTGGTACGATGACGGCAAGCGGGAGCACAAGATGAACACCTTCACGGATTTCATCGCCTGTGCGCGCCACCTTGCGGCGGAGCGCTATACCGCGCATGACCGCATGGTCGCGCAAGGCGGCTCGGCCGGTGGCATGCTGATGGGCGCCATCGCCAACATGGCGCCGCAGTGTTTTGGCGGCATCGTCGCCGAGGTTCCGTTCGTCGACGTTCTAACCACGATGCTCGACGCGACCCTACCTCTGACGCCGCCGGAATGGCCGGAATGGGGCAATCCGATCGCGTCCGCCGACGACTACCGGACGATCGCCGCCTACTCGCCTTACGACAATGTCGCCGCGCTCGACTATCCGCCGATCCTGGCGCTTGCCGGCCTCACCGATCCGCGCGTCACCTATTGGGAACCGGCCAAATGGGTGGCGCGGCTGCGCGACCGCAAGAGCGGCGACAATCCGGTGCTGTTCAAAATCAACATGGACTCGGGTCACGCCGGTGCGTCGGGCCGGTTCTCAAGACTTGAGGAGATCGCCTATACCTACTCCTTCGCGCTGAAGGTGACGGGAAAGGCGCAGCGTGCCGAGGAACCCCTCCGATGA
- a CDS encoding SH3 domain-containing protein, whose protein sequence is MTTVRSRIAATFAAASLTLVFAGQSHATVFAAWQVANVPFGDTLNVRKYPSGTSQKQAAHPNGTVLQITGRCTGGINVLEIANQPAWKQRQTVRYRWCEVWHDPAKNGAFVTG, encoded by the coding sequence ATGACGACTGTTCGATCTCGGATTGCTGCGACTTTCGCCGCTGCTTCGCTAACTCTGGTCTTTGCCGGCCAGTCTCATGCGACCGTATTCGCGGCTTGGCAAGTGGCCAATGTGCCGTTCGGCGACACGCTCAACGTGCGTAAGTATCCCTCCGGCACATCGCAGAAGCAGGCCGCGCACCCGAACGGGACCGTCCTGCAGATCACCGGACGCTGCACCGGCGGCATAAACGTGCTCGAGATAGCCAATCAACCGGCATGGAAGCAGCGGCAGACGGTTCGCTATCGCTGGTGCGAGGTCTGGCATGACCCGGCCAAGAACGGCGCCTTCGTCACCGGCTAG
- a CDS encoding cytochrome c, which produces MPWQKKLVGAVVILGGVGAVAGWVLSAPARLDNATLAKLGPGDAAKGKRIFYAGGCASCHAKPGSQGDARLQLVGGLELKTPFGTFVPPNISQDPKDGIGSWSVEDLANAMLKGVSPSGEHFYPAFPYASYARMNPTDIADLYAFLKTLPAVTGKAPGNSLAFPFNIRRGIGLWKLLYLSDQPVVSFPQGSPDPVMAGRYLVEGPGHCGECHTPRDFAGGIKKSEWLAGATAAEGSGIVPNITSGERGIGGWSADDIANYLESGFTPNFDSVGGAMVDVQRNMAELTSGDRAAIAAYLKAVPPHPNGYPARKPAS; this is translated from the coding sequence ATGCCCTGGCAAAAAAAACTCGTCGGGGCCGTCGTCATCTTGGGCGGCGTCGGCGCGGTCGCCGGGTGGGTCCTGTCGGCGCCGGCCAGGCTCGACAATGCGACCCTGGCCAAGCTAGGGCCAGGTGATGCGGCCAAGGGCAAGCGGATCTTCTATGCCGGCGGCTGTGCGTCCTGCCATGCAAAGCCGGGATCGCAGGGTGATGCGCGGCTTCAGCTGGTCGGCGGCCTCGAACTCAAGACGCCGTTCGGTACCTTTGTCCCGCCCAACATTTCGCAAGATCCCAAGGACGGCATCGGCTCGTGGTCGGTCGAGGATCTCGCCAACGCCATGCTGAAGGGCGTGTCGCCCTCGGGCGAGCACTTCTACCCGGCGTTTCCCTATGCCTCCTACGCACGCATGAACCCAACCGATATCGCTGATCTCTATGCCTTCCTCAAGACGCTGCCGGCGGTCACCGGCAAGGCGCCGGGCAATTCGCTGGCCTTCCCGTTCAACATCCGTCGCGGCATCGGCCTATGGAAGCTCCTCTATCTCAGCGATCAGCCGGTTGTTTCGTTCCCGCAAGGTTCGCCTGATCCAGTGATGGCCGGTCGTTATCTGGTCGAAGGGCCAGGCCACTGCGGCGAATGCCACACGCCGCGTGACTTTGCGGGCGGCATCAAAAAAAGCGAGTGGTTGGCGGGCGCAACCGCCGCCGAAGGCAGCGGCATCGTGCCGAACATCACATCGGGCGAGCGAGGGATCGGCGGTTGGTCGGCGGACGATATCGCCAACTATCTCGAAAGCGGCTTCACGCCGAATTTCGATTCCGTCGGTGGCGCGATGGTCGACGTGCAGCGGAACATGGCCGAGCTGACTTCAGGGGACCGGGCGGCCATCGCCGCCTATCTCAAGGCAGTACCGCCGCACCCGAACGGTTATCCCGCACGCAAGCCGGCGAGCTAA
- a CDS encoding DUF1254 domain-containing protein, translating to MRNLLAALRRLFHAVLLGLVGAGIVHIVVLLLVPEFSERDAWSRLSMASDLYRMNRLDAEAGGAPVVKSVDPLFYATACRFDLEEGMVRIKAPGNVPFWSVSVYDHNGHNIYSFNDHTATGGKLDAVVLTPAQMIDVRKDLPEDLQGAIFVEAPIDEGIFVIRSFVPDDSWKPIVSRFLDQSSCELQDF from the coding sequence ATGCGTAATCTCCTGGCCGCGCTGCGCCGTCTTTTCCATGCCGTCCTGCTCGGCCTCGTCGGCGCCGGCATCGTGCACATCGTGGTGCTGCTCCTGGTGCCGGAGTTTTCGGAGCGCGACGCCTGGTCGCGACTGTCGATGGCGTCGGATCTCTACAGGATGAACCGGCTCGATGCCGAGGCAGGCGGCGCCCCGGTGGTGAAATCGGTCGACCCGCTGTTTTATGCCACGGCCTGCCGGTTCGACCTCGAGGAAGGCATGGTCCGCATCAAGGCGCCGGGGAATGTCCCCTTCTGGTCGGTATCGGTCTATGACCACAACGGCCACAACATCTATTCCTTCAACGACCATACGGCGACCGGTGGCAAGCTGGACGCCGTGGTGCTGACGCCGGCACAGATGATCGACGTGCGCAAGGACCTGCCCGAGGATCTGCAGGGGGCGATCTTCGTCGAAGCGCCGATCGACGAGGGCATCTTCGTCATCCGCAGCTTCGTCCCGGACGACAGCTGGAAGCCGATCGTGTCGCGCTTTCTCGATCAGAGTTCCTGCGAGCTGCAGGATTTCTAG
- a CDS encoding DUF5330 domain-containing protein, translated as MFFLIRMAFWFSLVLLALPLSVGSDEPGQDSVGPIQALFAARDAVGDIAGICERKPDVCETGKSAMHTITARAKETAKIAAAMLDDKSAGPDTSTMTGSVPQEIVLPETVNLPMKN; from the coding sequence ATGTTCTTCCTGATAAGAATGGCTTTCTGGTTTTCACTGGTGCTGCTGGCGCTGCCGCTGAGCGTCGGTTCCGACGAGCCGGGGCAGGACAGCGTTGGGCCGATCCAGGCCCTGTTCGCTGCCCGTGACGCGGTGGGCGACATTGCCGGCATCTGCGAACGCAAGCCCGATGTCTGCGAAACCGGCAAGTCGGCGATGCACACCATCACCGCACGCGCCAAGGAGACCGCCAAGATCGCAGCCGCCATGCTGGACGACAAGTCCGCCGGCCCCGACACCTCGACAATGACGGGCAGCGTGCCGCAAGAGATTGTCCTGCCCGAGACCGTCAACCTGCCGATGAAGAATTAA
- a CDS encoding DUF1491 family protein, whose amino-acid sequence MRVTSDFWVSALLRRVFGAGGFAAVVNRGATEAGAVFVLARSRMGEIALYGPAPQTSYDSAKPDDRFFSLLAAGDDQAVLDARLEREKKFDPDIWVVEIEAGTVPVEELISVKTP is encoded by the coding sequence ATGCGCGTCACATCGGATTTCTGGGTCTCGGCCCTGTTGCGCCGGGTTTTCGGCGCCGGTGGTTTCGCCGCCGTGGTCAATCGCGGCGCGACCGAGGCCGGTGCTGTTTTCGTGCTGGCGCGGAGCAGGATGGGCGAAATCGCCCTCTACGGGCCGGCGCCGCAGACAAGCTACGATTCGGCCAAGCCCGACGACCGCTTCTTCAGCCTTCTCGCCGCCGGCGATGACCAGGCCGTGCTCGATGCCCGTCTCGAGAGGGAAAAGAAATTCGATCCCGACATCTGGGTGGTCGAGATCGAGGCGGGCACTGTTCCCGTCGAGGAGCTTATTTCCGTGAAGACGCCCTGA
- a CDS encoding MucR family transcriptional regulator — protein sequence MDIVETPSRNADALIELTADVVAAYVSNNPVPVGELPNLISDVHAALGRVGGTAEQPPAEKQKPAVNPKRSVHDDYIVCLEDGKKFKSLKRHLMTHYDLTPDQYREKWNLDPSYPMVAPNYAAARSQLAKKMGLGRKRKAR from the coding sequence ATGGATATTGTCGAAACACCTTCCAGAAACGCTGACGCGCTGATCGAGCTGACTGCCGATGTGGTGGCCGCTTATGTCAGCAACAATCCCGTGCCGGTCGGCGAACTGCCGAACCTCATATCAGATGTCCATGCCGCTCTCGGGCGTGTGGGCGGAACCGCCGAACAGCCCCCTGCCGAAAAGCAGAAGCCGGCTGTCAACCCGAAGCGCTCGGTTCATGACGACTACATTGTCTGTCTTGAAGACGGCAAGAAGTTCAAGTCGCTCAAGCGTCATCTGATGACCCACTATGATCTGACGCCGGACCAGTATCGCGAAAAGTGGAATCTCGACCCGAGCTATCCGATGGTTGCCCCGAACTATGCGGCAGCGCGCTCGCAGCTCGCCAAGAAGATGGGCCTCGGCCGCAAGCGCAAGGCGCGGTAG
- a CDS encoding LysE family translocator, whose amino-acid sequence MIDLSTLIAYLAFVLGFVFIPGPATLLTIARATSSGTKVGIATGAGIAAGDMFHTVMAMVGISAIIATSATLFSIVKYIGAAYLVYLGIRAIIENTPADPTAGALAIPAGKAFRLAVLTEVLNPKTALFFLAFLPQFVRPENGSVILQLAALGIVFVALGLFSTIIFAVSAGRLGSFLRRNPTVLKWQGKVVGGIYCALGVRLALQQR is encoded by the coding sequence ATGATCGATCTGTCGACATTGATAGCCTACCTCGCGTTCGTGCTCGGCTTCGTCTTTATTCCGGGTCCGGCCACGCTGCTGACAATCGCCCGAGCAACGAGTTCGGGAACGAAGGTCGGGATCGCAACCGGTGCCGGGATCGCGGCCGGCGACATGTTTCACACTGTCATGGCGATGGTCGGCATCTCGGCGATCATCGCCACGTCGGCGACGCTGTTCAGTATCGTAAAGTACATCGGCGCGGCCTACCTCGTTTACCTCGGCATTCGCGCGATCATCGAGAACACGCCGGCCGATCCCACAGCCGGCGCGCTCGCGATCCCTGCCGGCAAGGCGTTTCGGCTGGCTGTCCTGACCGAGGTACTCAACCCCAAGACCGCGCTGTTCTTCCTCGCATTCCTGCCTCAGTTCGTGCGGCCCGAAAACGGATCGGTGATACTTCAATTGGCCGCATTGGGAATTGTTTTCGTCGCGCTGGGCCTTTTCAGCACGATCATCTTTGCAGTGAGCGCCGGCCGGCTCGGCAGTTTCCTGCGCCGAAACCCGACAGTGCTGAAATGGCAGGGTAAGGTGGTCGGCGGCATTTACTGCGCCCTGGGCGTCCGCCTGGCCCTGCAGCAACGCTGA
- a CDS encoding cytochrome c — translation MRKLVIAISMLAVAGSAAFADPILDRQALMKERGKIVGGLAKVAKGDDPFDAAAVLTQLQALQANAEKLDVDALFPKGSDAGDTTAGPKIWEDMAGFKATEDKYLADVKAATAAAPADVDALKAQINTLGGDCGTCHQTYRVKKG, via the coding sequence ATGAGAAAGCTTGTCATCGCCATCTCAATGCTTGCCGTCGCCGGCTCGGCCGCCTTTGCCGATCCGATCCTCGACCGGCAGGCTCTGATGAAGGAGCGCGGAAAGATCGTCGGCGGCTTGGCGAAAGTGGCCAAGGGCGATGATCCCTTTGATGCCGCCGCCGTGCTGACACAACTCCAGGCGTTGCAGGCAAATGCCGAGAAGCTCGATGTCGACGCGTTGTTCCCGAAAGGCAGCGATGCCGGCGATACCACGGCGGGTCCGAAGATCTGGGAAGACATGGCTGGCTTCAAGGCTACCGAGGACAAATATCTCGCCGACGTCAAGGCCGCGACCGCTGCTGCTCCCGCCGACGTTGATGCGCTGAAGGCGCAGATCAACACCCTTGGTGGCGATTGCGGCACCTGCCACCAGACCTACCGGGTGAAAAAAGGCTGA
- a CDS encoding SufE family protein: MTTTIRTIRDDFSFLDEWEDRYRYVIELGEALPPFPDEDRNAANKVPGCVSQVWLTTERGPGSDPVISFTGDSDAHIVRGLVAIMLALFSGRTASEIQKTDAEATLKELGLDEHLSPQRANGLRSMVKRIKRDAEMALAQTA, from the coding sequence ATGACGACCACGATCCGGACGATCCGCGACGATTTTTCGTTCCTCGACGAATGGGAAGACCGCTACCGCTATGTGATCGAACTGGGCGAGGCGCTGCCGCCTTTTCCCGATGAGGACCGCAATGCAGCCAACAAGGTGCCGGGCTGCGTCAGCCAGGTCTGGCTGACCACCGAACGGGGACCAGGCAGCGATCCGGTCATTAGCTTCACGGGCGATTCGGACGCCCATATCGTGCGCGGCCTGGTGGCGATCATGCTGGCGCTGTTTTCCGGAAGGACCGCCAGCGAGATCCAGAAAACCGATGCGGAAGCGACGCTGAAGGAACTCGGCCTGGACGAGCACCTGTCGCCCCAACGCGCCAACGGTCTTCGCTCGATGGTCAAGCGCATCAAGCGCGATGCCGAGATGGCGCTCGCGCAGACCGCCTAA
- a CDS encoding SET domain-containing protein-lysine N-methyltransferase, which yields MLLVDVYLDKSPIQGIGVFAKNHIAKGTLVWKLDPRFDRIIDVETYESETGPVKNYLDRYSYPDRRDPAYIVFEADDARYMNHEDEPNCDVSSPEETYALRDIGPGEEMTCNYNLFFETGFDFLGDRHL from the coding sequence ATGCTGCTGGTCGACGTCTATCTCGACAAATCGCCCATCCAGGGCATCGGTGTCTTTGCCAAGAACCACATTGCCAAGGGCACGCTGGTCTGGAAGCTCGACCCCCGGTTCGACCGGATCATCGATGTCGAGACCTATGAGAGCGAGACAGGGCCGGTGAAGAACTATCTCGACCGTTATTCCTATCCCGACCGGCGCGACCCGGCCTATATCGTCTTCGAAGCAGACGACGCCCGCTACATGAACCATGAGGACGAGCCGAATTGCGATGTCTCGTCGCCCGAGGAAACCTACGCCTTGCGCGACATCGGTCCGGGCGAGGAGATGACCTGCAACTACAATCTTTTCTTCGAGACGGGCTTCGATTTCCTCGGCGACCGACACCTGTGA
- a CDS encoding ATP-binding protein, producing the protein MVHPSILGQSGRERQRRFIGVMLAAPFFAAGAAVTLVTSGMGVAVTMAAIFAAFGLCWFIALLVAATGRMATAAPIALAMAAVALGALIVAAGGLSSPVAMLAVALPFEAWWIGASRRAALWGAISAIVAIALQPLAAAFLPFAGAQIAAWHWLVPLAWALTLMPRLSAFRDGAGVADTLDSGDRLEDLIDAVILRVARHGEVLDASAKARTLLKLPPELLSGTGLFDRVHLSDRVSYLSALADMRDGAASRRLELRIRLPQNGNGQSDKNDSRHNDSRLMADNYRPFLLELLRAEEQGDVFTLILRENDEMAGLREELAQANEAAAAAEVAKGRFLAAVSHELRTPLNAIIGFSDMLLHEMFGAFKDPRQKEYVGVVRDSGQHLLAVVTSILDVSRIESGAYTAEPEPFRFMEAVEMCQSMMSLQAQEKNIDLQTQIAPDAGDINADRRAVQQILINLVSNAIKFTPDGGDVVVGAKRIGSRLHFWVRDTGIGIAEEDFANLGKPFMQIQNDYTRRFEGTGLGLSLVKGLVALHEGTMSIESMPGEGTTVTISLPVNGPKVRPANQTGVLTMPVMRAKGDRNGSLRKTA; encoded by the coding sequence ATGGTCCATCCCTCGATTCTCGGGCAGAGCGGCCGCGAGCGCCAGCGCCGCTTCATCGGCGTCATGCTGGCTGCGCCGTTCTTTGCCGCCGGTGCCGCGGTCACGCTGGTTACGTCAGGCATGGGTGTTGCGGTGACCATGGCCGCCATCTTCGCGGCCTTCGGCCTGTGCTGGTTTATCGCCCTGCTGGTGGCGGCGACCGGCAGGATGGCCACGGCGGCACCGATCGCCCTGGCGATGGCGGCTGTTGCCCTTGGCGCTCTGATCGTCGCCGCCGGCGGGTTGAGTTCTCCTGTCGCCATGCTTGCCGTGGCGCTGCCGTTCGAAGCCTGGTGGATCGGCGCCTCGCGGCGCGCAGCCCTTTGGGGAGCGATCTCGGCCATTGTTGCCATTGCCCTTCAGCCTCTGGCTGCGGCTTTCTTGCCTTTCGCGGGCGCGCAGATAGCCGCCTGGCATTGGCTGGTGCCGCTGGCCTGGGCGCTGACACTGATGCCGCGCCTATCGGCGTTTCGCGATGGTGCCGGTGTGGCTGATACGCTGGATAGCGGTGACCGGCTGGAGGACCTCATCGACGCGGTGATCTTGCGGGTCGCCCGCCACGGTGAGGTGCTCGATGCCTCGGCCAAGGCGCGCACACTTTTGAAATTGCCGCCGGAACTGCTTTCCGGAACCGGCCTCTTCGACCGCGTCCACCTGTCGGACCGTGTCTCCTATCTCAGCGCCCTGGCTGACATGCGTGATGGTGCTGCCTCGCGCCGCCTCGAATTGCGCATCAGGCTGCCCCAGAACGGCAATGGCCAGAGTGACAAAAATGACAGTCGCCACAATGACAGTCGATTGATGGCGGACAATTATCGGCCGTTCCTGCTCGAACTGCTGCGCGCCGAAGAACAGGGCGACGTCTTCACGCTCATCCTGCGCGAGAATGACGAGATGGCTGGGCTGCGTGAGGAACTCGCGCAGGCCAATGAAGCGGCAGCCGCCGCGGAAGTGGCCAAGGGCCGGTTCCTGGCGGCGGTGAGCCATGAACTGCGCACGCCGTTGAATGCCATCATCGGCTTCTCGGACATGCTGCTGCATGAGATGTTCGGCGCCTTCAAGGATCCGCGCCAGAAGGAATATGTCGGCGTGGTGCGGGATTCGGGCCAGCATCTTTTGGCCGTCGTGACATCCATACTCGATGTGTCGCGGATCGAATCCGGCGCCTACACGGCGGAACCGGAGCCGTTCCGGTTCATGGAAGCGGTCGAAATGTGCCAGTCGATGATGAGCCTGCAGGCGCAGGAAAAGAACATCGATTTGCAAACGCAGATCGCTCCCGACGCCGGCGACATCAATGCCGATCGCCGCGCCGTGCAGCAGATCCTGATCAACCTCGTCTCCAATGCGATCAAGTTCACGCCCGACGGCGGCGATGTCGTCGTCGGCGCCAAGCGGATCGGCTCGCGCCTGCATTTCTGGGTCAGGGACACCGGCATCGGCATTGCCGAGGAGGATTTCGCCAATCTCGGCAAGCCCTTCATGCAGATCCAGAACGACTATACGCGCCGTTTCGAGGGGACCGGCCTTGGCCTGTCACTGGTGAAGGGGCTGGTGGCGCTGCACGAAGGCACCATGTCGATCGAAAGTATGCCGGGCGAGGGCACCACGGTGACCATCAGCCTGCCGGTCAACGGGCCGAAGGTGCGCCCGGCCAACCAGACAGGGGTGCTGACGATGCCGGTGATGAGGGCGAAAGGGGACAGAAATGGCTCGCTCCGCAAAACAGCCTAA